The Hymenobacter swuensis DY53 genome includes the window CTCGCGCACCAGCAGAAAGCCGGGGTCGGAAATGCCGGGCGTGCCCGCGTCGGATACCAGGGCCATGGTTTCGCCGCGCTCCAGTCGCACCAGCAGGCGTTGCACCTGCTGGTGCTCGTTGTGGAGGTGGTAGCTGAGCATGGATTTCTTCAGGCCCAGGTGTTGTAGCAGCCGGCCGCTGGTGCGGGTGTCCTCCGCCAGTACAATATCGACCTCGCCCAGCACCCGAATGGCGCGCAGGGTAATGTCCTCCAGGTTGCCGATGGGCGTGGGCACGAGGTACAACAGAGTTTTGGGAGCGTCAGCCATAGCCACAAAGGTAGCTGAGTTGTGAATTGCCAGCTGCCAGTTGTCGGGGCTGAATTCTGACAACGAACAACGGGCAACTCAATTTCCCCCGTACTCGGCAGCCAGCTTATCAATAGCGGCAGCCAGGGTGTGGTCCTTGTCGGTGACGGTGTTGCCCGCGTCGTGGGTGCATAGGCGGAAGCTCACCACGTTGTACTCGTTGCTCCACCATGGGTGGTGCTCCTGGTACTCGGCTTCCTCGGCCACGTCGCTCATAAAGCTGAAGGCCATCTTGAAATCCTGGAAGCGGAAGGTGCGGGTAAGGGCGTTGTCGATTTCAGTCCACATGATGCAGGGCAGGGTTGGCGGTTGTAGCAGAATTAAAGCGTATCGCGGACTGCCATCAGTGCGAAGCCCAGCAAATTGAGGCCGCGCCAGGTGGCGGGGTCGGCGGCCTGCGGATGGTCCTGGGCCAGGCCAATGCCCCAGATAGCATCCACCGGGCTGGCCTCTACCAATACCCGACTGCCGGTGGCTCGCAGGTAGTTGAGCAGAGCCGGGTGCTGGCCGAACTTAGCCGCGTTGCCCCGCACGACTATCTCAAAGCGAGCCGCGTCCCAGCGGGCTTCCTCAAAGTTTTGCACCTGGCGGCCCAGACGCTTGGCCACGTCGGGGTGCGGAGCCTGCAGAATAGCCTGCCGGGTAGCTTCGTCGTTGAACAGGCGGGCTTTTTCGGCCATCATGTAATGCTCAGCCGTGGCGTAGGTGTCGCCATCCAGTTCGAAGGCCGCTGGGTACCACTGGCTGAACACCTCCTTGCCCAGCTCGCCCCGACCAGTATGGCCCCAGAAATACAAGTACTTTGGGGTAGAGCCGGCAGCCAAGTGGCGCAGCAGCGTTTCAACGGAACGGATGGCGGGAAGCTCGGCAGTAGCCATATCAGGCAGGAGGGAGTGCGGGAATATTGTAGGCCCGGAAGCCGGCCAAAGCTAAACCCAAATCCGGGAACGGCAGTACACCTTAGCTGTACCGACTACCCACCTCAACCGCTCACCTCCTATGGCTATTGACCCCAACGACCGTCCCGTGCGCGTCATCAACGACGATACAACTGAACAGGAAATGGCGGCCGGCCACATCACGCCCGGCGGCGACCCACCCAAGAACGAGGCAGCCCGGGGCGGCTTCGGCAACCGGGAAGGCAAAGAAGGCTACGGCACCGACAGCGGCGCGGGCATTTCGGCCGTATCGGTAAACGAGGACGCTGACAAAGCCCAGCACCCGGCCGATAATATGCGCACCTCCGACGAAGGCCGTCCTGACCGCCCGAACCAGGATCTGCCGGCCGACGACGATACCGATCTGGAATCTCGCCGCCCGGTAGACGAGTTGGACCTGGACGATAAGCGCGCCGGCCGCGACGAAATGCAGGACCCCGACTCCCGCGTGGGCATGGGCCAGATGGACAAGCCCACCGGCACCAACGCCGACCTTGCCCGCCAGGGCACCAACGCCGACCTCACTGACCCCGACGCCACCGATACGGCCATTGTGCAGTAAGGCGCGTCTTCGCTGACCAGCATCAGCTCTTTGTATCTGTTTCCACCTAACTCCTGATTATCATGGCACATCGTAGCAGTGAAGCAAATCAAGAATCACAGGAAAAACACGACCGGAAAGCCGATATCGGTACACCCAAGGCTGATGCGTTGCCGGCCGGCACCACCGATGAGCAGACGGAGGACCACCTCGAACAGGAGGCCACTGATGCTGGTACCCGGCACCCCAACCGCAACCTGCACAAACCTGACCTCGACAAGCCGGGTTACTAGCCGGTGCATCTGTTTAAGTAAAAAGCACCTGTTAAAGCAGGTGCTTTTTTGTTTTCCCCCTCTCTTATGGCCCGTTACGTTACCACCGATCTGCATGGCTGCCTCCGGTCTTTTCAGCACCTGGTAGAACACCAGCTGAAACTACGTCTTCAGGATGAGCTGTACGTGCTGGGCGACTACGTGAACAAAGGTCCCGATAGCCGTGGCATACTCGATTATCTGATGCAGCTGCTGCAGCGCGGCTACCGGGTTACCTGCCTGCGTGGCAACCACGACCAGGAGCTACTGGATGCCGCCCAGGGCCACGCCCACCTTACCTGGGCCTCCGCCGCCGACCGGCAGCTCACGCTTGGCAGTTTCGGGGTAGAAAAGCCAGAGAATATTCCTTCCGTCTACCTGCGCTGGCTGTACGAGCTGCCCTACCAGCTGGAAGTTCCCGGCTGGGTACTGGTACACGCCGGCTTCGACTTTCGGCTACCGCCTGCCGAAATGCGTCAGGACTGGCACACGATGCTCAACATCAAGCAGTTCGTATTCGATGCCTCCCGGCTGGGCGGCCGTCGACTGGTACACGGCCACGTTCCGACGCCTGTAGCGGAGGTGCAGCGGCGTGTGAGTGCCCACACTGGAGCCATCGGGCTGGATACCGGCTGCGTGTACCGCCACAACCCGGAGTTGCGCAATTTAGCGGCCTTCAACCTAGATACCGAAGAGTTGCTTCTGCAACCCAACATCGAGGACGACTATCCGATTGGAGTCCGTTGAAAGTCAACGTGCTGACGCAAACCTTCACAGGTCTACGTCAGCACGTTGACTTGTTGACTTGTTGACTTCCAGCTCCTACTCCTGCGGCAAAGCTTCGGAGCGCAGCACTTGGCGGGCGGCCTCCTGGTAGGGATTACGCGCATCGTTGGCAACGGAGCGGAGCGTATTGCGGGCGGCCGTAATCTGCTGGTTGCGCCAATAGGCCATGCCCAGGTGGTAGCGCGCCCGCCCAGCCAGCCGGGACCCAGACTGCATGGCCACGCGCCGCAGAAACGGCTGGGCCGCCTTAATCTGCTCAGGGTCGTCCTGGCTGAGCAGGAAGATGCCGTTGTAATACGTAATGGTATCTTGGCCGATAGTGCTGTTGGGAATGCGGCGCAGCGTGTAGAGGGCTGGGGTGTAATGACCGGCGCGGTACTGCTGCATGGCTTCGGCCAGCAAAGGGCGCTGGCTTTCGCGCACCACCTCGTCGGTCAGGCCTACTTCCGGCACGTAGTAGCGCGTCCAGGCGGCTTCAGTATTGGGGGCAGTAGGCCGCAGCAGGAACCACCAGACGGCGGCCAACACCGTCAGGCCCACGGCGGCCACCACTCCCCACTGCCGCTGCACCCGGCGCTGCCGCCGCTTAATGCGGGACAGTGCCTCCTGCCGCTGGTCGAGGCGGCGGTCCAGGGCCAGCAGGCGCTGATAGAGGGTTTCGTGGCCGGCTACCCAGCGCAAATCGGCCGACAGCTGCTCGTATGCCTGATACGCCTGGTATAACTCCGCATCCTGCTCCAGCCGCACTTCAAATTCCTCCTGCTCGGCGGCAGACATCTGGCCATCGGCAAAGCGTTCCAACTCTTCGAGATAGGGGCGCAAATCGGAGGCAGGCAGGGTCATGGAGCAGGGTACTGACCAGTGAGGCGCGCAACCCGGGGGCTGGCGCAGCATCGGAACGATAGAAGAAAGGGGAACTTGGGGCTAAGCTACGCAGAAGCCGGCACAGGCGCTAGCTGACTGCGGCTTCGGTACGCAGGCGCAACTCGTATAGTTTGCGCAGGCATCCCGATTTCTGCATCCGGGCCACATTGGCGTTGGCAAAGCCCATCTTGCCGGCCACCTTCTCGAAATTGTAGCCCCGGAAGTAGAAGTACATCAGAATTTTCTGGCAATCTAGCCCCTGCTGACGAAACAGCATCAGCAACCGCTGCCGACGGCCAGCCTCCACCACCGGCAATACTTCCGTAGTACGGGCAGCTCGCACCTGCTCATCGGCCATTCCATACACGTAGGCCCGCAGGTCGGGCGGCAGCTTGGTCAGGCGACCGTCCGCTACCTGGTCGTAGAACTCAACCAGCACGGTCCGGAGCAACTCATGCGAGGACGGGGCTGCCAATTGGTGCTGACGGCGTGCCCAGCGAGCAAACAGGTCCCGATTCTCTTCATAAAAGGTAATCAGGAACGACTGGTTACCAATGCGGAGGCTGGTCAGGACTTCGGCGAGTTGATGGGGCGTGTTCATACCGGGCAAGATACGGGATTGACGGTATTAGGTGACAACGCCCCGGCGGCCGCCAAGGCCGACACGCAAAGAGGCCGCCCTCCCGGGCGGCCTCCGCTCAACGTACAAAGCAACTCCGACCGTAGCTGCTACTTCACGAACCGGCGTACGGTGGTGCGGCCGTCCGGCTGCGTGACCAGCAGGGTGTAGACGCCGGCCGGCAGTTTGGCAACACTCAGCACGCTACGGCCCAGCGTACCGGTGGCTACCGGGCGGCCGTACTCGTTCACGATGCGGTAGGTACTGCCGGTCAGGCTCGTGGACGAAGTCAGCTCCAACTGATCCACCACCGGGTTCGGGTAGATTTGCAGCAGTGCGGCCTCAGCTTCCGGCTGCGTCGCCGCTACCGAGGCAGTACGCGCCGTACTGGCCCGGGTGATGCGCACGAAGTTGATATTCCAGCCCCCCGACTGCGCGTAGATGCCGAAGTTGTAGGTGCCGGCGTTGAGGATGACGGTGCGGGATACAGTAGTCCAGGTCTGCCAGCCGCCGGTGCCGGGAATGGTGGTATTGCCCAGCTGCGTAGTGCCCGCATTCAGATCCGACGAGATGGTGCCCCCGGCGGCTCCGCTGGCTACCCGGTACTCAATGGTGTACTGGCCGGTGGTGGGGAAGCTGATGTTGTTCCACACCAAGTAGTCGCCGGTGTCGACGTAGCCCATGTTCTGGCCGCCGCCCGTATCGGTGCAGGTTTCTACAGTCATGCCGTTGTTCACGTTGGCAGCTTCGGCCTGCAAGGTCAGACTAAAGGTGCTGGTAGTGGCCGCGCGGACCCGCAGGGACGTGGCTTTGTCGTTCCAGTTGCCGGTGCCCAGGGCATTACCGACCAGACAGCTATTGCCGGCGCTGCCCACCGTAAGCGAGGCCCCCGCGAAGTTGTCGTTTTCATACAGTACTACCTCATAGCCGCTGTTCACCCGGAGCGATGACACGTCGTCGTTCAAAATGCCGCGGCTTTGCAGAGCAGTCAAGTTGTAGTCGCCCACGGGCAGGTTCACGGCCGTGCCGGTGTAGTTGCAGTCCTTATACACGGTGCTGACGCCGGCCACGGGCGGCGTGGTGCCGGCGTAGCCCCCGAAGGTGGCAATTACGCGGGTAGGCTGAGGCGTCTGGAGCGTGGCCGACTGGTCGTTCACGTCGTCGTAGGCAAAACCGTAGCTCAGGTTATCCACGCTGATGCCGGGCAGGTGCCAGAAACGAGCATAGTAGTTGAACGGGGCCGTCTGGTAATACTGGCTGGCGTCGTACCAGTTCTGCTGGCCGGGGTTGGCGGCGGTGGTATTCACTACGTGGCGGTTGATGGCGGCCGTCATCTGGGCCTGCACTACTAGGTCACAGTCGCCGTCACTCACCCGGTTATCCAGGAGGCCCTTGCCCTCAAACGCCATTTGGGTAGTAGGCCGGCCGTTGATGATGCCCGTCCGGCCCGCAAAGGCCCCCGACTGGCCCACTACCACCAGCCGGTCGTTGGCATCAACGCGGCCCTTGAACACGCCTGCGTTGCCGGCAAAGAAAATCAGGTCCGTGGTCTTGTACTTGTTCCAGATGGCATCGATGTAGCCCTTGAAGTAGTTGCCGTAGGGGCCGGGCGTGGTGCCGTTGGTGCCATCGTAGAAGGCGGCGGTTTTGGAAGGGAAGCTGATTTCGCCGGTGGCGTTGTTCACCGTGCCCTGAAACTCAACGGGCACGTTGGCCTTGTAGGCGGCCACGATGTCGGCGGCGTTTTTCAGCTCCCCGGTGCGCTTCTGATAGCCGTTGCCGAATAGCTCCAGGCCCATCGGGTAGCGGAAGGCATCCACGCGGGTAGTGTTGCCAAAGAACCCGAACTGATTGTTGGTCAACTCAATGAATTCATAGAGAATCCCCCGATTGGGGTCGGTGGGACTTTGCGGGTTAGGCGCGGCGTAGCCAGAAGGTGCACCCGTGGCACCGAAGAAGTACAGATACAGCTGCTGGCCCCGGCTGATGAATACCCGGCAGCCTTGGATCTGGGGCAGCGTGAAGGTTTTGTTGGGCACGTTGCTGAGCCGGGTAAAGCAGGCAGCGTAACGCGAGTTCTGCCCCGGTCCGGTGTTGCCGTCGTAGGTGGGGCCGAGGGCTGTGTTGTAACTGCGGTCCATGGGCAGAATCTGGCTGGTGCGCGCGTCCACCCACACATGCCGGCCGCTCAGATCGAGCCCCACGATGGCCACGTACAGGTCGGAATCGGGGAAGGGCGAGTTGTTGGCAATGGTAAACGGAATGCTGCCCTGGGCGCGGCCCAGCAAAGGAAGCAGGGCCCCCAGCAACAGAAGGCACCAGGCCAGTAGAGTAGGTTTTTTCATGGGTAGGAAGTTGGTTGTGGAAAGAGAAATGAACAGGATGCCCGCCCCACCGGGGCGTAATGGCCCGTCAAAGTACAGCCCGGCACCTCTCCGCAAAAAGGGCCAGGGCAAGCCCGTTTTCCCCGGCTACGGTTAGCCCACATGCCGGCTTTCTTTACTGCACACGCCCACCAGCTGCCCTGCTCCTGACACCCAGGTTGCCGGCTTTAGCGGCTGCACTTACCGCACACGCGGCCGGCGGCTACCTCCCTGCCCGATGACTAAATTTTATACGGTGCTTTTTTGTCTGCCACAGACCCTGGTTTTCACCGCGCAGAACTTCCGCACTTCCCCGGTGCTACCTCATTTGCCCATCATCATTTCCGCTTACCTTTGGCCTTATGGAAACGCAAGCCACCCTCGCCCTCGACACCGCCGTCTTCGACCTGATTCAGAAGGAGAAAGAGCGCCAAACTCACGGTATTGAACTCATTGCCTCCGAAAACTACGTGTCGGAGCAGGTGATGCGGGCCCAGGGCTCCATCCTCACCAACAAGTACGCCGAGGGCCTGCCCGGTAAGCGTTACTATGGTGGCTGCGAAATCGTAGACCAGATTGAGCAGCTGGCCATTGACCGCGCCAAGGAACTGTTCGGCGTGGAGTGGGTGAACGTGCAGCCGCACTCCGGGGCCCAGGCCAACGCGGCCGTGATGCTGGCCATCCTCAACCCCGGCGACAAAATTCTGGGTTTTGATTTGAGCCACGGCGGCCACCTCACCCACGGCTCGCCCGTCAACTTCTCGGGCAAGCTCTACCAGCCCTCCTTCTATGGCGTGGAGCGCGAAACCGGCCTCATCGACTGGGAGAAAGTAAAGGAAACCGCTCGCCGTGAGCAGCCCAAGCTCATCATCTGCGGGGCCTCGGCCTATTCCCGCGACTGGGACTATAAAGCCCTACGGGAAGCTGCCGATGAGGTAGGCGCGCTGCTGCTGGCCGATATTTCGCACCCCTCGGGCCTCATTGCCAAAGGTTTGCTTAACAACCCCTTCGACCACTGCCACATTGTAACTACCACCACCCACAAAACCCTGCGCGGCCCCCGGGGCGGCCTGATTATGATGGGCAAGGATTTCGAAAACCCCTTCGGCCTGAAAACCCCGAAAGGCGAAATCCGGATGATGAGCAGCCTGCTTGACTCGGGCGTGTTCCCGGGTACACAGGGCGGGCCGTTGGAGCACGTTATCGGGGCCAAGGCCGTGGCCTTCGGGGAGTGCCTGAGCGACGCGTATACCGACTACACCCACCAGGTTATCCGCAACGCCCAAGCCTTGGCCAACGGCTTCGTGGAGCGCGGCTACCAGATTATTTCGGGCGGCACCGATAACCACCTGATGCTGATTGACCTGCGCAGCAAGGGCCTTACCGGCAAGCTGGCCGAAAACACCCTTATTAAGGCCGACATCACCATCAACAAGAATATGGTACCCTTCGATGACAAGTCGCCCTTCGTGACCAGCGGCATGCGCATCGGCTCGGCGGCCGTCACCACGCGCGGCCTCAAGGAAACCGACATGGTGCGCATCGTGGACTTCATCGACGAGGTACTGACCCACAACGCCGACGACACCCGCATCAGCCGCATCCGGGGCGAGATTAACGAGTGGATGCAGCAGTATCCGCTTTTCTCTTAATCAATGGGTGAATGGGTGAGTGAGCGAATGAGTGAACGGCAAAGCAGCCGGCCTAACATCCTGTTGCGCCCAAATTGCGTTTGTTCCTCATTACCGCCTGCCACTTCACTCATTCACTCACTCACCCATTCACCTCTTGGATCCTACTCAACCCGTGCTGGGCGAACAGCACGAAATGTCGTTTATAGACCACCTGGAAGCACTGCGCTGGCACATCATCCGCGCAGCCATTGCGGTGGTGATATTTGCCACCGGGGCCTTCTTCGCCAAGGATTTCCTGTTTCACGACCTGATTTTGGGGCCCTCCCGGCCCGATTTCTGGACCTACCGCATGTTCTGCCGGGCCGGTGAGTTTCTGCATGCGCCCAGCCTGTGCATTGATAAAATTGGCTTCGTGATTCAGAACCGCGAGATGAGCGGGCAGCTGACCATGCACATCAGCACGTCGTTTATTGTGGGGTTGGTGCTGGGGTTCCCGTATCTGTTCTGGGAGTTGTGGCGCTTTATCAAGCCGGGCTTGTACCCGCACGAGCAGCAGAACTCCCAAGGGGCCGTATTCTTTGTCTCGGTACTATTTGCGCTGGGGCTGATGTTCGGGTACTACATTGCCGCGCCCATGAGCATCAACTTTCTGGCCGGCTACGTGGTGGATGCTACTATCGAAAACCAGATTGACATGCAGAGCTATCTGAGTACGCTCACCACCATGTCGCTCTCGTGCGCTTTCGTGTTTGAGCTGCCCATGATTGTGTTCTTCCTGGCCAAAGCCGGCCTGATTACCCCCGAAATCATGCGAGTGTACCGCAAGCATGCCATCGTGGTGATTCTGGTTATTGCGGCCATCATCACGCCCCCCGACGTATCGGCTCAGATCATCGTAACCATTCCCATCATCCTGCTCTACGAGCTGAGCATCAACATTGCCCGCGTGGTGAGCCGGGGCCGCACTGCCTCACTCAATGCTCAGCTGGCCGAAAACCAGGGAATTGCTTAGAGATGATGTAGAGCAAATAAAAATGTGGCGAAATGTGGCACAAGGCTGCACTTCGCCACATTTTTCATACCCATTAAATTCCACCACATTTTTCCTACTGCCATGAAACTTGCCATCGGCTCCGACCACGCCGGCTTCGACCAGAAACAGATGCTGCTCCAGTGGCTGCGCGACAACGGCTACGAGGTGCAGGATTTCGGTACCCACTCCCCCGATTCGGTGGATTACCCTGATTATGTGCACCCACTGGCCCTGGCCGTGGAGCGCGGGGAGTTTGAGCGCGGAATTCTGCTCTGTGGCTCGGCCAACGGCGTATGCATCACGGCCAACAAGCACCAGGGCATCCGGGCGGGACTGGCCTGGGAGCCGGAAGTGGCCTCTCTCATTCGCCAGCACAACGACGCCAATGTAGTGTGCATCCCGGCCCGGTTCGTGGACGAGGAGACTGCCCGCGCCATCACCAGCCAGTTCCTCAATACCGCCTTCGAAGGAGGCCGCCACCAAACGCGGGTGGATAAGATTAGCTGTTAGCATCAAGGGTGAAGTTGTGAGAGGCCATTCGTAATGGGGCCTCTCACAATTTCACCCTTGTCCGCTTACATCCGCTCGAACAGCGGGCCTACCAAACGCAGGCCGGCGGTGGTGCAGAGGCCGCGCACGTACGGAGCGAAGATATTGCGGTACACATCGGCCAAGTTTACCTGTTCGGGCGGGAAGAATTGCTCGTTCAGCACCAGGCTAAACTGTGCCAGAATAACGTGCGCAATGGCCCGGGCATCCACATCAGCGCGGAACTGGCCCTCCTGAATGCCTTCCTGCAATAGCCGCACCAGTAGCGGCTGGGAGTAATTGATCAGGTACTCCTGAATATGCTGCCACGATTCCGGGAACCGCGCCCGCATGACGTGGTAGTCGTGGTGGGGGGAGCGGCGCAGCTCGTGCAGGCTGTGATGTAGCAGGGCCAGCAAGCACTCAGCGGGCGTGGCGAGGTTGGCGAACAATTGCTCGTGCTCCTGGCGCTGGCGCAACAGGTTGCGCTGCGTAACGGCCAGCAGCAGTTCGGCCTTAGAGCCAAACTGCTCCCGAAAAGCTGCCGGGGTCAGATCGAGGGCGGCGGCCAGCTGTTCTTCGTGAATCAACCCGACTCCGACTTGGCGGAATAACGTGTTGGCCCGATCAAGCAACTGGTGGAGTACTAATTCCTGCATGGAAAAGGATAAAAAATTACTAATCACTTCCTATCCCTACGAGCCGGCACTCGCCTAACGCCGCAACGACTCAGAGCAACATACCCAGCCCGAAAAAAAACAGCAGTTGCACCAGGTACACAAAGGAAGCTAACGGGTTACGCTTATCGAACTCCACGCGGTTGAAGTACACCTGCAGAATCAGGCTGACCGCAAACCACCCTTTGAAGTTCAGCAAAGGAATAACATCGTACTGCCAGTGCCAGAAGTCGTACCGAATGGCTACCGGCTCTATACAAATATCAAGCCCAACCATCAGCAAAGCCGCCACCACGGCCCGCAGGAAGCCCGGAATGGGCAGGTAGCGCGCCAGCATACCAGTGCAGTAGGTCAGAATCAGCCAGTTCACTCCAATCAACACTGGTACTTCCAGCCACTTGGGCCCGAGCGTAGGGCCGTAGGTATACTGCCCGAACAGCAGGCCTGTACGAATACCGACCACCTCCACCAAGAAGCCCACCACCATCACCATCAGGCAGAAGCTCCAGAAAGCCGGCGTCCGGCGCGGCTGAAACGCGAGCAGCAACCCCAGCGTGAGCAGCAGGTTTAGAGGCACAAACTGGAGAAAGAAGCTGGGGTCCTGCGAAAAAGCCAGCCCGAGGAAACCGGTAACGTGGAACAGCAACAAAATGCCCTGCGCCCAGCGTAGCCGCCGCGTCTGGGCCTCAGGAAGCGCCGTAGCCGGCGGAGAAAGTTGTTGCGTAGGTTCAGGCATAGGAATGAATTAAAAACTGAGAATCAAAAATTGAGAATTGGCCGGTAAGGCTCCTGCTCCAAGCATGCCTAACCCATCACCCCATCAATTCTTAATTCCTCATTTTTTAATTTTTAATTAAGTCAGAGACAATGCGGGCCGAGAGCAGGCAGAGCGGAATTCCGCCGCCGGGATGTACCGAGCCACCGCAAAAGTACAGCCCCGGCAGTTGCCCCGAGAAATTAGGATGCCGCAGAAAGGCCGCTAGCGTATTGTTGCTGGAGCTGCCGTACAACGCCCCCCCAAACGAAGACGTGCGCGCCTCGATTCCCGGCGGGTCCCATACCTGCTCCGCCCGGATGAGCGAGGCGACGTTGGTGCCCAGTGCCTGGCTTACGCGGGCCAGTACGGCGGTGCGGGTGCGCTTGATCAACGCGGGCCAGTCCTGGCCCTGGTTGTGGGGCACGTTCACCATCACAAACCAGTTTTCATGTCCGAGCGGGGCATCAGTGGGCGTGTGGCCAGAGGTGATATTGACGTACACGGTAGGGTCATCGGCAATGGTTTTCTCCCGGAAGATGGCTTCGAACTCCTTTTTGTAATCCTGGGAGAAAAAGATGTTGTGCACGCCCAGCTCCGGAAACCGTTGCCCGATGCCCCAGTAAAAAATCAGGGCTGAGGATGAACGGGGCTGGCTTAAAGTGCGCTCCGGGGCCGGCTGGTGAGGTAGCAAACGACGGTAGGTCGGCACCACATCCATATTACTGACTACTAGCTTGAAGTCATATGTCCCGAGGCTGGTTTTCAAACCGGTTATGCGCCCGGCGGCCGTCAGGATTTCCAGTACCGGCTCGCGGTAGCGGAACTGTACGCCCAGTTCCTCGGCCAGCCGTACCAGGCTTTGGGCAATGGCATAGATGCCGCCCTCGGGGTAATAAGCGCCCAGCCCGTGCTCCAGGTGCGGAATCATGCTGAGGGTAGCAGGGGCCTGATACGGGTCGGAGCCGTTGTAGGTGGCAAACCGATCGAAGAGCTGCACGAGGCGCGAGTCCTGAAAAGCAGCCGCGTGGCGCTTGTGCATGGTGCTGGTAAGGCCCAGCTGCGGCAGCGCCGCCAGGGCCTTGAGCACGTCGGGGCTGAGGTAGGTACCGACTTTGTGCAGGGACTTCTGGAGGAAAGTTCCGGCCGTAGCCTCATAGGCCCGGCCGCTACGGCGCAGAAACTGCAGCACCTCGGCGGCGGGTACCTGAAGCTTTTCCTCTACTTCCCGGGCAAAATGCTCCTCATCGGCCCAGGCCGTGAGGCGGGTGCCATCGGCGAAGAAGTACTGGGTAATCGGGTCGAGGCGGTGGTAGCGGAAGTAGTCGTGGGGGTTGCGGCCGGCCAGCTGGAACAGTTCATCTACCAGGTGCGGCAGCGTGAACAACGATGGCCCCCCATCGAAGCGGTAGCCACCGGGCAACTCCAGCTGGTGCATTTTGCCCCCAAAGGATTCCTGGGCCTCGAACACCGTGACGCGGTGCCCCTGCACGGCCAGCCGCACCGCCGTGGCAATACCGGCAATGCCGGCTCCAATAACGGCAACAGATTGGGGGGAGCTTACAGGACTGGAATGCGGCACTGGCGGAAGAACATTATTCGGAGAGGACTAAACGGATAGTGCCCGTACGAAGAACGGACTATCGGGGGCTCTAACACAAGCAGTCTTCCGGAAATGTTTGCTCAAGCAGCCCAATGAGTTTCCTCATTGAGCAACAGAAAAAATATTTAGCCGTTGCGCGCTTTTTTTAACGTGTTTTCTAGCCGCCCCTCCCTCTGGTGTGACCTGGTACCTGTACCAGACCACGCAGGCTTTTCGCGTGTGCCGTAAGCGTATAGCACCGCGTGTACTGTAAAGCAAAAACCCTGTTTCCTGCTTTGCAGCAAGGGTTTAGTGCTTGATTTTATAAATCACACACCGTTACATTTGATCAGCCGCAACAGCCGCTGCGCTTCTGTATTTATACGCTGCTCCCGGTTTTTGCGCCTTCGTGTTTACCGTGCCATTTCTCCCCAGGAAATGCGCGGCCCTTGCCCTACCTACCAAAACACCCACACATTTCATGGAAACTTCTACCGCTTCTCCGGGCCGCTGGCTCGGGCGTTGGGCGCGGCTGGCCCTGGCCTTAGGCCTAGGCTGGGCGCTACAGCCAACTACGGCTCAGGCCCAATGCAACCAGCTGGTCTGGGCCGATGAGTTCAATACTGCCGGCGACTTTGCCAAGTGGCAGGTGTACAACGGCGACGGGTGCAACGTGGGCAACTGTAACTTCGGCAACGCCGAGCTGCAAGTGTACCGCCCCGCCAACGCCACCGTCACGGGCGGCTTCCTGAACATTGCTACCCGCTACGAAAACACGGTGGAAGGCGGGCGCACCTACAACTACACCTCCGCCAAGCTCCAGTCGAAAGTAACCGCTA containing:
- a CDS encoding 4a-hydroxytetrahydrobiopterin dehydratase: MWTEIDNALTRTFRFQDFKMAFSFMSDVAEEAEYQEHHPWWSNEYNVVSFRLCTHDAGNTVTDKDHTLAAAIDKLAAEYGGN
- a CDS encoding NADAR family protein, with the protein product MATAELPAIRSVETLLRHLAAGSTPKYLYFWGHTGRGELGKEVFSQWYPAAFELDGDTYATAEHYMMAEKARLFNDEATRQAILQAPHPDVAKRLGRQVQNFEEARWDAARFEIVVRGNAAKFGQHPALLNYLRATGSRVLVEASPVDAIWGIGLAQDHPQAADPATWRGLNLLGFALMAVRDTL
- a CDS encoding metallophosphoesterase; amino-acid sequence: MARYVTTDLHGCLRSFQHLVEHQLKLRLQDELYVLGDYVNKGPDSRGILDYLMQLLQRGYRVTCLRGNHDQELLDAAQGHAHLTWASAADRQLTLGSFGVEKPENIPSVYLRWLYELPYQLEVPGWVLVHAGFDFRLPPAEMRQDWHTMLNIKQFVFDASRLGGRRLVHGHVPTPVAEVQRRVSAHTGAIGLDTGCVYRHNPELRNLAAFNLDTEELLLQPNIEDDYPIGVR
- a CDS encoding beta-1,3-glucanase family protein, which codes for MKKPTLLAWCLLLLGALLPLLGRAQGSIPFTIANNSPFPDSDLYVAIVGLDLSGRHVWVDARTSQILPMDRSYNTALGPTYDGNTGPGQNSRYAACFTRLSNVPNKTFTLPQIQGCRVFISRGQQLYLYFFGATGAPSGYAAPNPQSPTDPNRGILYEFIELTNNQFGFFGNTTRVDAFRYPMGLELFGNGYQKRTGELKNAADIVAAYKANVPVEFQGTVNNATGEISFPSKTAAFYDGTNGTTPGPYGNYFKGYIDAIWNKYKTTDLIFFAGNAGVFKGRVDANDRLVVVGQSGAFAGRTGIINGRPTTQMAFEGKGLLDNRVSDGDCDLVVQAQMTAAINRHVVNTTAANPGQQNWYDASQYYQTAPFNYYARFWHLPGISVDNLSYGFAYDDVNDQSATLQTPQPTRVIATFGGYAGTTPPVAGVSTVYKDCNYTGTAVNLPVGDYNLTALQSRGILNDDVSSLRVNSGYEVVLYENDNFAGASLTVGSAGNSCLVGNALGTGNWNDKATSLRVRAATTSTFSLTLQAEAANVNNGMTVETCTDTGGGQNMGYVDTGDYLVWNNISFPTTGQYTIEYRVASGAAGGTISSDLNAGTTQLGNTTIPGTGGWQTWTTVSRTVILNAGTYNFGIYAQSGGWNINFVRITRASTARTASVAATQPEAEAALLQIYPNPVVDQLELTSSTSLTGSTYRIVNEYGRPVATGTLGRSVLSVAKLPAGVYTLLVTQPDGRTTVRRFVK
- a CDS encoding serine hydroxymethyltransferase, whose amino-acid sequence is METQATLALDTAVFDLIQKEKERQTHGIELIASENYVSEQVMRAQGSILTNKYAEGLPGKRYYGGCEIVDQIEQLAIDRAKELFGVEWVNVQPHSGAQANAAVMLAILNPGDKILGFDLSHGGHLTHGSPVNFSGKLYQPSFYGVERETGLIDWEKVKETARREQPKLIICGASAYSRDWDYKALREAADEVGALLLADISHPSGLIAKGLLNNPFDHCHIVTTTTHKTLRGPRGGLIMMGKDFENPFGLKTPKGEIRMMSSLLDSGVFPGTQGGPLEHVIGAKAVAFGECLSDAYTDYTHQVIRNAQALANGFVERGYQIISGGTDNHLMLIDLRSKGLTGKLAENTLIKADITINKNMVPFDDKSPFVTSGMRIGSAAVTTRGLKETDMVRIVDFIDEVLTHNADDTRISRIRGEINEWMQQYPLFS
- the tatC gene encoding twin-arginine translocase subunit TatC — protein: MDPTQPVLGEQHEMSFIDHLEALRWHIIRAAIAVVIFATGAFFAKDFLFHDLILGPSRPDFWTYRMFCRAGEFLHAPSLCIDKIGFVIQNREMSGQLTMHISTSFIVGLVLGFPYLFWELWRFIKPGLYPHEQQNSQGAVFFVSVLFALGLMFGYYIAAPMSINFLAGYVVDATIENQIDMQSYLSTLTTMSLSCAFVFELPMIVFFLAKAGLITPEIMRVYRKHAIVVILVIAAIITPPDVSAQIIVTIPIILLYELSINIARVVSRGRTASLNAQLAENQGIA